CAGTTGTCGACTTCAGGCGTCCGGAGCTCGTCCTTAAGCTCCTTATCTCCCAGGTATACATGAAGAGAACCTCTTTGAATCTTAAAAGTTAGGGATGATTTGAGGAGAACGTTTGCGATTCGTTCGTCATCGCTTTCCTGCGCCTTCTTCGTAAGCAATAAATAAGTAACCGCACGGTACATAGCCCCCGTATCAAGATGCACGAATCCAAGTTTTTTTGCGAGTAATCTTGCGGTTGTGCTTTTTCCTGAAGACGCCGTACCATCAATGGCGATGACAAATTTCAATTCAAGGGTTTCCTCCTTTTTTTAATTTCTGCGGATGGGGTTTCGTCCGTCGGATTATCCTCTCGAGACACAATCCATCGCTGCAGCCGCAAATTATAGATAAATCCAACTACTAAGTCAACCCCTTCCAGGCTTGACACATCGGTATCCGGGCATATAGTCCTGACATAACAAGGAGGCAGAATATGATTCAAAGAATGAGCGCCTGTGTCTTTCTTTCAGTCTTTTTAGCTCTGATGCCCGGCTGCAATTCCAAACCCCAGCAGGAAACAATCGAAAAATCAGCGGAAAAACCTGATACTCTTAAGGCTCTTATCAGCGGCAAGGGCGTCAACGTACGCTCGGGTCCGGGCATCAAGTACTCGGTGAAATTTCAGCTCTCGGACGGGGAGCGTGTAGTGATTCTCAAAGAGGCATACTCATCGAACGAGGAAGGAAAGCCTGTCGAGCTTATCCTTACTTCGCCGCTTAACGTTCACGCCAACGGCGAAAAAATCACCCTTGCGAAGGGTACAGCCGTAACCTCAACATCAGCCGGAGACGAGGGGGGAGACCTCCTTATCATCACATTTGAACTCGAAGGCAAGCACTACGCGGACTCCTCCATATACATCGAGAACGTAAAAGCCAAGCCCATTGCGGATAAGCCTTGGTACAGGATAGAAACACGGGACGGCAGGCGGGGCTGGGTGTATGCCGAGTTCGTTGAGGTGATATAACCCTTACAACGGCTTCACGCAGATGAAGACACTGTAGCTTTCGCCCTCGTAAACCTGGTTCCTCTCGTGAACCTCGAATCCCGCTTCGTTAAGCTTTTTACGCCAGGTCTCAAGTGTAAAGATGCCGCAGGTGTGGAAATCGTTCTCTATCCTCAGCTTGCCCTGCTCCCTTATCAAGTAAACGAAGGTCGTCTCGTAAGTCGTATCGTCAGGGTTAGGGTCGTAGTTGTTCTCGATATACGTAATCTTTGGTTCCTCGCTTTGAGATTCAAAGACCTTTGTCTGATTCTCGTGAAAGTTGCCCTTGAAATGCTCAGCAATCGTTATCATCACACCGCCCGGTTTCAGATGTTTGAACGCTTTTAAGAAAACCTTGCCTAAGTCTTGCTCGGTTGTAATGTATGCAATTCCGTCGTTTATATATACCGCGTCGAACTGTCTTTCGAGATCGAAATCCCTCATGTCGCCTTTCACGTATTCGCATTCCGGGTTAAGTTTCTTTGCGTTTTCAAGCATCGCCTCGCTCAAATCGAGTCCGGTCACCTTAAAGTATTTTTTGAGAGTAAAGTCGTTCTTGCCGCCTCCGCAAGTGATATCCAGAATAGTCGTTGGTTCTATGCGTGAGAACTCCCTTATCATCTTGACAGCGTCCTCGCTCTCCGGTCTGTACTCCTCAACGCTTCCCCATATGGGCCATATCCAGGCAAGGTCAGCGTATAAACGATTTTCCATATTCTTCATTAATGAATATATCCTCTAAAACATCTAAAGTCAATAGAAATGCACTTGCATTCCTCGCCCATCCTCAGGCGTTGCGTTTTCATGTTGTGAAGGGGCTTAGTCATAAAGTACAGGAGAGGGTAAACGTGTTACGGCGGGCTTTGTTGACATACTCATCTTTATTCTTATAGTAGCACTATGCCAAACAATAAAGGCTCTGAACCAGAAATGAACGCTGGAGAGATGGCCGCTCGAATCCGTGAGCTTGCCCGGAAGAAGGATGCCGTAATCCTCGTGCACAACTACCAGCTTCCAGAGATACAGGACATAGCCGACATCCTCGGCGACTCTCTTGACCTAGCCCGGCGCTCCGCAGAAATAAAAAAGTCCTGCATTGTCTTCTGCGGGGTGCGCTTTATGGCAGAGACTGCAAAGATACTTTCGCCGGACAAGACGGTTCTTCATCCCCGTCCTGATGCCGGCTGCCCGATGGCGGACATGGTCGGTGTCGAAGGACTCCGCAAGCTCAAACAAGAACACCCCAAGGCAAAAGCCGTCGCCTACGTGAACACGAACGCCGATGTCAAGGCGGAGGTCGACGTTTGCTGCACGTCCTCGAACGCTCTAAAGGTCGTCGAAGGAATCGATGCAGAGGAAATCATCTTCGTGCCAGACTGCAACCTTGCATCCTGGGTCCAACGGCATACCAAGAAGCTCATCATTGCGTGGGCAGGCTTCTGTCCGGTGCACCGGAGATTCAGAGTAGGGGAAGTAAATGCCTCCCGCGACCGATATCCTGACGCGCTCGTAATGGTTCATCCAGAGATAGACCCCGAAATCGTCGACCTTGCAGACGAGGTAGCGTCCACCAACGGCATGGTCAAGCTTGCAAAAGCCTCCGACCGCAAGCGTTTCATAGTAGGCACCGAGGAGGGGCTTATCTATCGTCTGAAAAAGGAGAATCCGGGAAAGGAGTTCTACTCATTGGGCGCGCCAAAGGTCTGCGAAAATATGAAGAAGATAAGACTCGACCACGTTCTTGCATCACTCCAAAAAGAGCAATACAGGGTTGATGTTCCACGAGAAATAGCTGTAAAAGCCAGGCGCGCTCTGGACGAGATGCTCAAATACGCCTGATTATCCAAATGCGGTAATTAGTCGATGCGTTTTTTCTCTTGACGCACTAGGAATGAGTTGGTTACTAACCCCTTGACATTCAAGCTTTAGCGGAGTAAAATTTAAGACATAAGGAAATAATCCACTTAGGCAAAGGAGGAACCTTATGAAGAAGAGTGCGATCGTTCTGGCAGTTGCGCTGGGCGTTTTCGCTGTTGTTTTTACAG
This DNA window, taken from bacterium, encodes the following:
- the nadA gene encoding quinolinate synthase NadA, with translation MNAGEMAARIRELARKKDAVILVHNYQLPEIQDIADILGDSLDLARRSAEIKKSCIVFCGVRFMAETAKILSPDKTVLHPRPDAGCPMADMVGVEGLRKLKQEHPKAKAVAYVNTNADVKAEVDVCCTSSNALKVVEGIDAEEIIFVPDCNLASWVQRHTKKLIIAWAGFCPVHRRFRVGEVNASRDRYPDALVMVHPEIDPEIVDLADEVASTNGMVKLAKASDRKRFIVGTEEGLIYRLKKENPGKEFYSLGAPKVCENMKKIRLDHVLASLQKEQYRVDVPREIAVKARRALDEMLKYA
- a CDS encoding class I SAM-dependent methyltransferase, yielding MKNMENRLYADLAWIWPIWGSVEEYRPESEDAVKMIREFSRIEPTTILDITCGGGKNDFTLKKYFKVTGLDLSEAMLENAKKLNPECEYVKGDMRDFDLERQFDAVYINDGIAYITTEQDLGKVFLKAFKHLKPGGVMITIAEHFKGNFHENQTKVFESQSEEPKITYIENNYDPNPDDTTYETTFVYLIREQGKLRIENDFHTCGIFTLETWRKKLNEAGFEVHERNQVYEGESYSVFICVKPL